The following proteins are co-located in the Patescibacteria group bacterium genome:
- a CDS encoding TM0106 family RecB-like putative nuclease — MKRITQKHFYQYLKCPSWISHDAKEARAENQLKDRLQQDGLLPSHEKEMLKGKKVVEVERVGEVGEAFEKTLEEMRKGTPTIYGGVLVHGRFVAEPDLLERVEGRSKLGDYYYVACDIKRSSRLKDEYRLQGCFYAELLNLIQSTRPLQGYIMHPNKEVESYLLEETAVKYRLTLDSIERIMDGEEEPHFLTSDCKQSPWFSACKVEAIECDSLSRLNRIWRSEVKELEAAGFKTVTDFARLHLDLIAGRVTGITRERLTFLHLQARALLENRFLKVGSVDLPKSDLALIVDVESDPLRDVHYLFGVLEKGDGIDVYHSFLAKDPKDERRAWEDFVAFMKNYPGVPIYHYGWSEQATFKDLGEKYGTPIDTLQMLEEQGVDLLIRLREAVVFPLSFYSLKDIAQFLGFKWRHQDASGLNSVLWFNEWLTKGDEAALKDIIEYNEDDVRATLLLKEWAEKNLK; from the coding sequence ATGAAACGAATAACTCAAAAACATTTCTATCAGTATCTCAAATGCCCCTCGTGGATTTCTCATGACGCTAAAGAGGCGAGGGCAGAGAATCAGCTAAAAGACCGCCTCCAACAGGACGGTCTTTTGCCATCGCATGAAAAGGAGATGCTAAAAGGGAAGAAGGTGGTGGAGGTCGAGAGGGTTGGGGAGGTTGGGGAGGCCTTCGAAAAAACTCTCGAAGAGATGAGGAAGGGCACGCCGACTATTTACGGAGGAGTCTTGGTTCATGGTCGATTTGTTGCCGAACCAGATCTTCTCGAGCGAGTTGAGGGACGGTCAAAACTTGGCGACTATTACTACGTAGCCTGTGACATTAAACGGTCTAGCCGACTAAAAGATGAATATAGACTTCAAGGGTGTTTCTACGCAGAGTTATTGAACCTAATTCAGAGCACTCGGCCACTACAGGGTTACATCATGCATCCCAACAAAGAGGTCGAGAGCTACTTGCTCGAAGAGACCGCGGTGAAATACCGTCTGACGCTCGACTCGATTGAGAGAATTATGGACGGGGAGGAGGAGCCGCATTTTTTGACGAGCGACTGCAAACAGTCGCCGTGGTTTTCCGCGTGCAAAGTAGAAGCTATCGAGTGTGATTCCTTGTCGCGTCTGAATAGAATCTGGCGGAGCGAGGTGAAAGAGCTGGAAGCTGCGGGATTTAAGACCGTTACAGACTTCGCACGTCTTCATCTGGATCTCATTGCGGGAAGGGTGACAGGCATCACGCGCGAACGTCTAACTTTTTTGCATCTGCAGGCTCGGGCACTGCTCGAAAATAGATTTCTCAAGGTCGGTTCCGTGGATCTTCCCAAGAGCGATCTCGCGTTGATTGTTGACGTCGAGTCTGATCCACTCCGCGACGTGCATTATCTCTTCGGCGTGCTTGAGAAGGGCGATGGCATCGACGTGTACCATTCGTTCCTAGCCAAAGATCCAAAGGACGAGCGCAGGGCGTGGGAAGATTTTGTGGCGTTCATGAAAAATTATCCTGGCGTGCCGATTTATCATTACGGTTGGAGCGAGCAGGCAACATTCAAGGATCTCGGCGAGAAATACGGAACACCCATCGACACGCTGCAGATGCTCGAAGAACAGGGCGTTGATCTTCTGATTCGTTTGCGCGAAGCGGTCGTCTTTCCGCTCTCGTTCTATTCGCTAAAAGACATTGCACAGTTCCTCGGCTTTAAGTGGCGGCACCAGGACGCGTCCGGCTTGAACTCGGTGCTCTGGTTTAACGAATGGCTGACCAAGGGTGATGAAGCTGCGCTTAAAGATATCATCGAGTACAACGAAGATGACGTTCGTGCTACGCTCCTCTTGAAAGAATGGGCCGAGAAGAACTTGAAATAG
- a CDS encoding peptidylprolyl isomerase, translating into MRIAPVAFVMAGLLTPLFLGAGCVQGSVTLPTPSESSDAVVKPSSDFSSSKTTAPMANTFPGKLTPSEIENKQIRLTTAKGDIVIQLYPDTAPLTVSNFVSLASKGYYDGLIFHRVIKGFMIQGGDPTGTGMGGPGYKFEDELNDTHTYERGTVAMANSGPNTNGSQFFIMHQDVPLPHLYSIFGKVTSGLEFVDAIAGTTVDGGDRPLAEQKIVKVTVEDVK; encoded by the coding sequence ATGCGCATTGCTCCTGTTGCTTTCGTGATGGCGGGGTTATTAACCCCGCTTTTTCTCGGCGCGGGTTGTGTGCAGGGTTCGGTTACGTTACCGACCCCTTCCGAATCTTCCGACGCTGTGGTAAAACCATCGTCGGATTTTTCATCTTCAAAAACAACTGCTCCTATGGCCAACACGTTTCCAGGCAAACTAACCCCTAGCGAGATCGAAAACAAGCAGATTCGTTTAACGACTGCGAAGGGCGATATTGTCATCCAGCTCTATCCAGACACTGCTCCGCTGACAGTTTCCAACTTTGTCTCGCTGGCGAGCAAGGGTTACTATGACGGACTAATTTTTCACCGTGTTATTAAGGGCTTCATGATCCAGGGCGGAGATCCTACCGGTACCGGTATGGGCGGCCCGGGATATAAGTTTGAAGACGAACTTAATGATACCCATACATACGAGCGCGGCACGGTGGCCATGGCTAACTCTGGTCCGAATACAAACGGCAGCCAGTTCTTTATCATGCACCAGGACGTTCCGCTCCCTCATCTTTATTCCATTTTTGGCAAAGTGACTTCCGGCTTGGAGTTCGTTGATGCGATTGCAGGAACAACGGTTGATGGCGGCGACCGTCCGCTCGCTGAGCAGAAGATAGTAAAAGTGACGGTCGAAGACGTAAAATGA
- a CDS encoding DUF1294 domain-containing protein gives MRPRDIRLKSPHTRALVPWLFFSFASALLIGNYFHFSWLLALFIGLNIGAFLLYGLDKMIAGTGSQRIPERILWLSAFLGGSIGAVTGMYLFRHKTKKTSFQLVLAILVLVQIALVVLYLKYHTSILTQ, from the coding sequence ATGCGCCCACGCGACATCAGATTAAAATCCCCACACACCCGCGCGCTTGTTCCCTGGCTATTTTTCTCGTTCGCCTCGGCTTTATTAATTGGAAACTACTTTCATTTTTCGTGGTTGCTTGCACTTTTTATCGGTCTCAACATCGGCGCCTTCCTGTTGTACGGTCTCGACAAAATGATTGCCGGCACCGGAAGCCAACGCATCCCCGAGCGTATTCTTTGGCTCTCAGCATTTCTTGGCGGATCGATCGGCGCCGTTACTGGCATGTATTTATTTCGCCATAAAACAAAGAAGACGAGTTTTCAGCTCGTCCTCGCCATCCTTGTCCTTGTCCAAATTGCGCTAGTAGTTCTGTATCTCAAATATCACACGTCCATTCTTACCCAGTAA